The genomic window ATGTGGCCAGACTCTACCCGCTGCATAGCACAGAGCGTTACTGTGGGAAGTGCATCACCCTCCTGACCTCTGGACACACCATACTCGCTTCACTGCAAAGAGTGGTTGTCTTGGCTTTCACTCTAGCAACTGTGGCCTCCACCGCTACGGTTTATGACCACTTCCTCTCCCAGAAGGATGCTCTCAAGCTTTGGACTCCACTCACACTGTGCTACACTATGCTGGTAGTCTATGTTCAAGGTGATGATCAGGGCAACTCTTTGGGGGAATGAAAAGGCTCCTTTTGGACTCTTGCCATTGTCTCTAGTGTaacttttttatatttcacacaGAGGGTCAGCATCGGCGGACTGGTGCAGAGGCACTGTTGCACACTGTAGTGCTGCGGCTGGGAGCCCTGCTGGTGCTCATGCTGACGGTGGGTCAGTGGTCTGATGTCCTCCACGTCCTCATCACTTTCCTGGGAGAAGCTGCCTGCCTGCTGCCCTCTCAGGACCTGCTACAGGTCGTGTTAAAGGTCTGTGTGAAACTCAAAAACTGTGATTTTACCAGTATATTTTATGCTTCCCTTTTTTTGCACAAGCAGTTACTTCTACAACACAACTATTGCTGTATTTATTAACTTATTTGTCAATCATgttaacaaatgtaaaaatgacatgacTCAAATTGTCATTCTTCATTTTTAGGAGGAAGACACCACCTTGAGCAAACGTGAACAAAGCTCCAGTCACAGAACAAGAGaacacacaaccaaaacatCATCTAATGGCAGATGATGGTAAACCTCAAGTCTACCTCCAATACAAGTGACTACCTCAAATGCCAAGATATACTCATATTCAGTATTATTCTTGATGGTATAAATGTTGTACTCATGGTTTCTAATGTCTCATGGCTGttttaaacataataaaatttGTAACTCTTCATATGTGATATAGCAACTGCTGATTTCTTCACAGTTTTAACTGGAATATTGGGAGCTTCAGCAATTATGATTCATTGGAgaggttatttttttataatggtGCACTGTAATGCTTCATTTAATGGAagacaaatacatgaaaaatgaaaaaggagtGGAAAACTgcatattaaatgttttgtattaatGATTGATTTTCTCTAGTAATACAACATCTCAAGCTGGAAGAGTTTTAAAACGTCATAGAGTAGAATACAGATGAGCTAGAAAGTGCAAATAGATTCCACCAGCAGAGGATGAGGGcttgtcaaaaatatgttttaaaatatgtatacCAGTCTTCCGTATGGTCAGGtagaaaatatgaattacaAGCACTAATTGCGGTAATTGAGAAGCTTTTTGATGTACTCTTTGTATATTAATTCTACTTTGGCTTGAATCAATTtttatcagatattttactcaaATATTTTTTGGAAAGCCGAGAATCACAGTGGCCTACAATTCTGCTACTATGGTCCAGTCATACTTTACctatatattatactataccTGTCAAATTCACTTTGAACTTAATTTAACTCATTAGTTACTCATTGAGATCTCTTTATGAAGTATGAACAGTTGCTACTTTGAAAGGTGTCGATGAATTGTAGAGggattgttcattttaaaataaaataaaatatcatgCATTGGGCCACTGACAGTGACCATACAGTATGTCACTAATTAAAGGtgcactccaccaattttacacaatgtcctctgtggctctgcagggaactctgatgatgtcatagtgatgtcatcagggttatcagCTTAGGTGTGAGACTTCACATGTTTAGCAGAAAGCCTGCGTTACAAACTGGAAGTGTGTGGTTTTAAAGAAGAGGGCATATTGGAGGCAGAGGGGAGATCTAATGAAAGACAATATTcggttgcatcatgggaaatttggatccagtgttttttggagcttgaccctTAGCAGGGACAAAAAGTCAGGGTATTTTTccctattttctttttattctgtcTGCTCCAACTTTATGACAGTGCAATACTGAACTGCTGGAGTATTTAACTGTTATTCAAAGCAGTCTTCAAATAAAGCTTCTCTTTTACATTTACTAGCATAATTTTCAGCTACTTGAGGGATATTTGGGTAAAGTAACAGTATTTACTTAAGTAGGACATTCCAGTAGTTGTTCCAACCCTGAAAATGTTTACAACTAGGAAGTCAGAATCAAAATTATTGTTGCTCCTCTTCCTGTTCCTTTCCCATAATTtctcttcattcatttaattttcttttcattgtcGTCTGGTAGATCCACCAAATAATTACCATAACATTTTCAGTAAACATTATACTATATAGTGACACTCGTAACTGAGAAGTCATGAAGCAGTGCATGAGGTTCAGAGGGTTTAATGAGGATTTTGGCTTTTGGGGGGGCGGAGCATAGAGGTCTGGGGATTGTGTCATCACTAGGCATGCTCCCTCCTGCAGCcgtgacatcactgcagcattCCTTTCCACAGAGCTGGAACAACAGAGACCCCCATCACTTTTCTCATCTCCGTCTCCTGTTAACCCTCTCTCTCGCACATTCCTGCCTCACTCTTCTTTCACGTTGACCCACATTCATCTCTGCGCAGGAAAGTTTTATCCAACATTTGGTTTCTCGCTCCATCCTCCTCCCCTTTGACTCTTTGGAGGGGAGTAGACCTCACAAGGTTTGGCTCCAGAAACTAACCACAATATTTGCTGATCAGCAGACCTGATATTGCTCAGGCTCACTCTGGTGGAGagcagcaaacacaacaaagcAGCTTTTTCATAGCTCTCACAGACATCACTCACGGTTCCCCCCTCTCCTAATATACCAACATCTCCTTTTGCACAATGCCCTGATTCATTGCACTGTTATGCTGCTGCTCCTTTATTTTCAACACAAAAGGTTCGTCAGGAAGGTCTGATGAAGTCCACCACAAATAATAACCAAACGGTGCTCTGGATGTCAATGAGGCACAGACGGAGGCAATGCCATGTGACACTGATAGTGAGTCAAGGCTAAAGTGATATAATGTAGTGGGGGAAGGGaagaaggaaagagggagaagaaaaaaggaggcaGACTCAATGAGGGAGGTAGGGAAAATAAAGCTGACAGAACAATAAGGCAGAGCTGcacaggagagagaaggaggacagTTTGAGATAGAGGTTTGCTGGAAAAGGCAGGTACAGTCACATCCTGCTGGCATGCAAAAAGATAAGGAGGTGGGAAGTGACTGTGTGTCTTGTGTAAGGGCGAAAACCTTATCAGGTACTTTAAGATGCTGTATATTGCGTTTATAAGAAGTCTGACTGTGCTTTTGGTTGGATTGCACAACTGTTGCATGACTTttctttgtgagtgtgtgtctgtctgtgtgcatgcatgccagtgtacgtgtgtgtgtgtgtgtgtgtgtgtgtgtgtgtgtgtgtgtgtgtgtgtgtgtgtgcctgccaaGTTTTCATAGTGGATGgatgtgtcatgttttttaCTGCACTTTGCCCGAGATTAACTGTTCACCTTTTACGGTTGGGAGGGAGGTGGTATTGTCATTCAGccagagcaggaggaggggtCGACGGACGAGAGTTGGGGAGGGAGGTACAGAAGGAAAAGGAGTGGCCTTCTGTAGATAGTCGCCCTCTTTGCCGGAGTTTAAGTCCTCTCTTCTCAGTGGCAGCTTGCAGGagggaaaacagagaaacaaaccaGAAGTGTTAAGATACAAAGCAgggaaggagaaaggagagaagactTCAAACCACTGTTTCTCCCAGGTATGTAGTGTAATGGCAGCTCACAGCCAGTGTGAGTGGGTTTTAAAGGAAACAGATGATTCAGATTTGTGCTTTCTGCCTCTAAAACCTTTCATTATGGGTAATGAGGGCTGTTGAGTGTGTGAATTTACTTCTCTAAAGTGAAAGTGAGCGCTCCCACAAAGTTGACTGAGAGGGCGTTTACACTTAAACATTATTGAGATGGTAGAGATAAAATGTCATGTTCACTGTTTGTATGTATTATTCTTATATTTCATTGTTGCTTAAAAGGATAAAGTGAGGTctgtgatgtgtgtctgtgtttttatgattaCCCTTTTAAACAGGactataaaacaataaatgtaagCCTTCTTGAGTTGAGATAATAATTGTTCTGTACTTCTGTTAGACTGTATTTGGGTTATAGACAATCATGGCATCAGCAGCTTCACCAAAAAGGATGGTGTCCTCGGTCTTCATCACCCTGGCGTCTCCCTACCGAGCCACTGTAACACAGCAACAACCCACCCTCCAAGCTCACAGTGCCCCAGCTAGAGACCAGCAGCACACTGCTGTACGAGTCAACCCAAGTGACAGCATCCCCGCCCTCCGACAGAAAAAAGAGGACCACTCGCCTGCTGAGATCTACAGCAGAGTAGACAAGAAAGGCCGGACTCTTGCAGGGGACTCGGCTCGAGCCTCAGAACCTCAGAGTCCCAAAACTGTCCCACCTGGACCCAGCAGAGGAAAGCTGCAAGAGGACAAAAACGACAGGGGTGCTGCAGGTATGCATataaaaaaaccttttcttCTTGGATTCAGTGCAAAATAGTACACAAGGTGCACTGGAATAAACTTAGAGTTTACAAGAATATATTCAGAAGTTGACCCAAAATGTATCAGTGCCATCAGGGCCCAGCTGACCTCTATCATATGTTTGAACCTGGTGTTCTGAATCACTTGTTGTTCTTTCAGGATCCTCTCTGAGGCAGCGCGTCCACCTAGATACAAATAAGATTTAGTTGCTTTCCTGAACTTTTTTGCAAGAGGTTTAATATTGTTCAATAGCTTAATATGTTTTTAAGCTTGcaacattcattgtttttaactttgtgtttaacattgttttgtctttatttcctattaactgtgtgtgtatctgttaaTCTGGGTGGCGAGCTGCTGCATACAATTGCCCTTacaagaataaataaagttgtattgaATTGAATAATTGGAAGAATTTGTATCCCTCCTCTAACGCTCACTGGATTCAGGATGTACCCAGGATGCTGTCTGTGTAAGGCTGAAAAAGATAATGTGTTATTCTTGTATTGCTTCCTAAATTTGATCGCATTTGTCTTCCTTCTCCGGAACAAGTAGAACAGTTGTCACTTTAGTTTGACTATATATGAAGAGCAAAACATGAGCCAGAAAGACATAACCCCATCTTCAATTTCTCCCCTTATTTTACTATTATATgttgatttattattatgatttttttttttaaatttctttatttttcctaaATTACCTATTTCATAATTTCTCTGTCTTTGGAGGAGGGTCTCTATACATGCGTATAtgcatgtgcatttgtgtaaacatgcatgtgcatacatatgtatgtatatgtactgtacatgtttatttatttgtatttttttggttgagttttatattaattttgaaTTGGATTTATACCACCCAGCTTTTATAAAAAGCATGTTTTCTGCAAGGTGATTTAAAATAAGTCTGTCTTTTCCTGTCATACAGAgttcatccctcctcctcctcctcctcctgtcgtACTGCCTTCATCTCTGGGACCATTGCTGTCTGAAGATTCagcacctccaccacctccctcTGCCCAAACACCTCTCTCCCACCCTCCGACCCCAGGCCAGCAGCCAGTTTACAACAGAGAGGTATGCAGACTTTTCTTGCAATGCTGCTAAAACACATTAGCATCACTCATATCCTCACCTTTACCACTGTCGtttactgttttactgctgATTCCCATTTTTAGCATAAATTCCTCTTGAAGTAGacatataattttttttcccatagTCAAAGATTACAACTTTCCACAGCTTTTACAAATACCGTATAGTGTTGTGCAGTGGTAATAAAGATCATCTGCAGAATCATCTGCAAAACACATTATTGAAGGGAAAGCAGCTGTCTTTTAGATGTTGGTAAATGATCAAAAACACTTTATGAACTGTATGGATTTTCCCTTCACAAACAGAGTACTTTCCAGGCTGTTGATATCTTTATAAGAAACTTTTGTTCCCATCATTATAGCCACATCTCTGTGTAGAAAGCacagacttttcttttcttggtcTATGTGCCTAGCTTTTTCTATGCATCTATCACAAGGCGTCCcatgttttaaagatttattgttgtatttttcattatattatGTAAGGGATTTAATAAATATGACTTGTATACCTTAAATCTTACAATTATTTAATTCCTTAAGAGGCACCTCTTATGTTTATCTGCACAATTAATTGCAGGCTTACAATAATTTTGTAACTTCTTTCCGGTTTGAGAAAATGTCACAACTTCTGGGCGGATTTAGGTCACGTTTTCATATATATTCttaatttaaatgttgaatACAGAGACTTTGAAGACTGATTTGATGCTGCTTCAGCCTTGGAAAAGTCCTAAGATTTAGAAGAGCTTCAAATGATGAGTGTTTTAGAGCAAAAAATTGCATGACTTTTTGAACCTGATCTTCATTTAAAGCAGAAGAAGGATGTTGGTATGTATGGTGGAATGTTTGGAATAACAATAGCTGCTCTGTCAGtctgcaacattttaaaaattttaatgtCAACATACTGGGAGATCCACATACTAAGAGGTCCACAAATTAGTGATGCCAGTCCTGAGTCCAGCGTGTAACGTTCACAGCCACTCCTCATCCTTTTGCCCTCTTGCCTCCATTTGAGACCAAACTCAAATGTGAAATTGTCAGTTGTCTCAGTTTAAAGTTCAGCTTTCAacaatgtgctttacatttaaGGTGGAAACAAGCACACCATCTAGTgggttaaaacaaaatgaacaatcCCGAGGGATCCACACAAATGACCAAGACATGGGTGAGAAGAATAAAGGTAACATGATCTCTTATTGACACATTTACTACTCCGGCTTTTAACTGTTCTTCTTTGATAATGCATGTGTTACTATAAcctattttgacatttgatcTTTGTGTACAATGCAGAGGTGTGCGGCTTCTGTCGGAAGCCCGTGGCTCCTTCTGAACCTGTGATAGAGGCCTTAAACAGGAATTACCATGACGGTTGCTTCCAGTGTAGATCTTGTCACATTCCTCTGGCTGGTAAACAGTACTACAACAAGGCAGGAATCCCACTCTGTGAAGACTGCTACCAGGTAGATCAACGTCAACACAGCCTCCACTATAGGCTGTTATCAAAgctgaaaatataaatgcaaatcCTTTCAAAGGGCCAAACCaatgtttttgcatattttaactTATTATCTTCAAATGGTGTATACTTTATTTCACTACTACCTGTTTTCAAAACTTCACAgtagtgttttacatttttgaattgtgtgtgtgttttttttaccttcaggCTGctatttccattcatttcactAGATTATGAAAATCACCTTGCacagacttgaaacttgcttgaaaTCCATCCATCATAGTTAACATAATCTCAGCTGTTAAAGTAAAATGTATGTTATTGTTCTGCTTTGATGCAATTACAACTGGAGATTGAATACAAGCTTGACTGTaatctaaaaataaatgcagaaattaTGTTAATTGTGATGGATTGTCCATATTAACTAAGTTTCAAGTCTCTTCAAGTTGTTTTTCACATTGTACTGTAAATAATGGAAGTCAATGGCTGCTTAGAAAGTGGGAAAtcacaattaaaaaatacaaatggtTTGTAGTAAATGGGTTAAACTGTCAAAAATGTGGGTATCATATGTTAATACAGAAGTTTATTGTATTGACCACGTTTTCTTTCTGTGTCCCTCAGGCCAGTCTTGAACTTTGCTGGGCATGCGGTGAGGTTATCAAAGATCATGTGATCCGCGCACTTGAGCGAGTATACCACCTTTCTTGTTTCACCTGTGCAACATGTAAACAGCAAATTGGAGAGCAAAGCTTTGCACAGGGAGAAGTTGGAGAAGTTTACTGCCTCCAGGACTACTACAGgtatgtaaatttaaaatgatggCATTATCCATTTTTCTGTCCTGTTTGAATTTaccatattttcctttttatcctGCTTTTAAGTGTTGCTCTTATGCATTTCTTTGCTTCATGTAAAGCAATTTGAATTACCTCTGTGTTTGAAAGGTGTTGTTAATAAAGTTGCCTTGCTTTGCCTAATATTTCCTCAAAAACTATGTCCATGAAGGAAGTATGCTCCAATGTGTAGCGCCTGCAACCAGCTAATCATTCCCAAAGAAGACGGTACTGACAGCTATACTGTTGAATGCCTGGGACGCTCCTACCATGAGAACTGCTACAGATGTGAGGTAGGCGTTCAGCATGCAAACAGTACATAGGCACACTGACAAGTAAGCAAACACACAAGATACACATTAATCATCTCCAGGCAATAAGTCTTTCATATTGTCTGCAGGTCTGCGTCATCCAGCTCTCTCCTGAACCAAATGACCACGGCTGCTATCCTTTGGATGGGAGGATGCTTTGCAAATCTTGCCATCTGACCCTGGTTTCTGGCCAGCACTAACACTGGCTTTATAGCCCGGGATAAACTGCAACCAAAATGCTATACATATCTTTTACCAATAGAATAATAACTAAATATGGTTATTCTTACATTATATCATGCTTTCTGAAGAGCCTCTTGTTCTTCTTTTGTACTTGATATTTTTGcactcaataaacacaacaaaatgcaCCGAATATATTTATGCAAAAACATTTGGCAAGAATTTTTTGAACTTCTTATTTGAACAGTATACTGTCTCTCAATCATGTTAATCCTTTGCATAAAAAAACCTTTATATGAAAAAcctttatataaaaatgaactAATATATTTTATCTCCAGTCAGCCTCCaattatatataacatttgttaaattacacacacaaactatcaGTACTTATTAGGatgtgaaaaatacattaaaatttcATTCACAAGTATGACTGTATAACGTGTAAAATTttagtaaaaatataaaatgcacTGTTAAGCACATTTAAGCCCAAGTGCAGTTTTTGATCATACTGGCAGGCCAAagaccaccaccatcatcatcatcatcatcatcatcatcatcatcatcatcatcatcatcattttgctAACCTGCTCAGGTAAAGCAGGTAAAGAAAATAACCTCCAGGCCGCTCAACACCTTAACTACAAGAACAAATTAGCTCTGCTCTCTCACAACACCCTCTACCTAAGGTAGCTAAACATCTGTGTTTAGAAAATGTAAACACCAAATTTTAATACTGACTGAAATTAGACGTTTTATAAAATAGTGTGTATCAATGTGTAACAGAGCAAAGTAACACACCACAAATGACTCATAATGGACCAAAGCTTCTGAATGTGATGCTTACATCTTCATTTATATTACATGCAGATCTTCACATGGATTTGAAATTACAATATAAAGTTTCATTCTGACCATATGAATTATGTTGCTATTTATGTCGtgtatctcaaaattgtttCTAGAATTTATGTTTAtcaaaaacatgtattaaaactttttttctggaaaatgttatgttgttattCCTCatgcttcagttttttttctctttctcatgaGATAATGTTGAAATGGTTTGCTTCCCTGCTGTCTTTTCTGTCTGGTCTTTAAGTGGTCCAAGATGTACACGTTTGACTTTTTGTgaaattggagaaaaaaaaatcagttcaaGCCAAGCTTAAAAAGTCTGATTCAGGCAATTCATATTCAAATTCATCCATAATATATTATTTCCATCAAtgtgcatttttgcacaaattgAACAGAATAACACCTTGCTGCAAGATGagcatttcattttaatctAAGAAAACAAATCTGCTCAATTCACATTTCCCGCTGATCTATATGAACTGTGTGGCTGCTCTGGACATCAATCTGACAGCTGCTGAGTCAAAAACATACCTGTGGCAGCTACAGGATTTTTGAAATAAGGAGGCCAACAGAGGCTTCATGTTGAATGAGGGTGGCAATCTGTTTTGGTGTGAGTGCATAAggcattctttttttttttaaatgcatctttATTTTGCTACCTATACTTTTATAATGAGGTTTGTAAGAACAACTTGACAGCCCACTTGCCAACACCCACCCAGAAATTTTGGGGAGGCTTCTGGGTTGGCCAATCAAGTTCCAGGCGTGtgtcatgttttgtgttttgaatgtcttgtgattgtgtgtttctgtgtgttggcCAGTCCTCCAGTGGGTGGGGTGGTTGGAATACTAGCTttgtaattgtaaatatttgtaaactcaataaaaacatctgaataatAGGTGAGGCAAGGcgagtttatttgtatagtacatttcatacacaaaggcaattcaaagtgctttacataaaatagataaataaggaaAGAGCATAGAGTCAGAGTGCAGTTGTTAGCAGCAGTTAAAGACAAAGGtgaacattcacacacatgtctTTGGCCTGTTTCTAAAAGTAGCTAGAGTTGGGGCAGATCTAAGTTTATTCCAGCTATGTGTAGCATAATAGCTGAATGCGGCTTcaccatgttttgttttaatcctAGTAACAGTTAGCAGCCTGGTCCCTGATGACCTAAGAAGTCTATTGGGTACATAGGATGAAAGCAAGTCAGAGATGTATTTTGTCCCTAAACCACCGAGTGATTTATAGACAAGTGAcagtattttgaaatcaattctaTGGCACACTGGGAGCCAATGCAGAGACCTGAGGACTGGTGTAATATACTCTTAGTTTCTTAGTTTTTGTTAGAACTCTAGCAGCAGCAATCTGAATGAGCTGTAACTGCCCAAGTGCTTTTTGGGAAGGCCTGAAACGAGACTATTACAGGAGTCTAACCTActagaaataaaagcatggatTAGTTTTTCTAGGTCTTGTTTGGACAGGTATCCTCTAATTCTTGCTATATTTTAAAGATGACAATAGGCCGATTTTGTTATTGACTTGATGTGGGTGTTAAAATTTAGAtgtgaataaataataacaacaagaTTTCTGACTTGATTTTTGGACTTTAAAGAAAGGGAATCAAGATGAGCCACAACTTTCAGCCTTCCTTCTTTTGCACCAAGGACAATGATCTcagattattctttttttagttGTAGgaaattctggcacatccagtCACTGATTTGGTCATTGCATAGACCTAGTGAGTCTATAGGAA from Thunnus maccoyii chromosome 3, fThuMac1.1, whole genome shotgun sequence includes these protein-coding regions:
- the fblim1 gene encoding filamin-binding LIM protein 1; amino-acid sequence: MASAASPKRMVSSVFITLASPYRATVTQQQPTLQAHSAPARDQQHTAVRVNPSDSIPALRQKKEDHSPAEIYSRVDKKGRTLAGDSARASEPQSPKTVPPGPSRGKLQEDKNDRGAAEFIPPPPPPPVVLPSSLGPLLSEDSAPPPPPSAQTPLSHPPTPGQQPVYNREVETSTPSSGLKQNEQSRGIHTNDQDMGEKNKEVCGFCRKPVAPSEPVIEALNRNYHDGCFQCRSCHIPLAGKQYYNKAGIPLCEDCYQASLELCWACGEVIKDHVIRALERVYHLSCFTCATCKQQIGEQSFAQGEVGEVYCLQDYYRKYAPMCSACNQLIIPKEDGTDSYTVECLGRSYHENCYRCEVCVIQLSPEPNDHGCYPLDGRMLCKSCHLTLVSGQH